A single window of Leptolyngbya ohadii IS1 DNA harbors:
- a CDS encoding BCD family MFS transporter, whose protein sequence is MAFDQSFNSSNSPSPEPRSLPKLNLFTMLRLGLFQMGLGIMSLLTLGVLNRVMIQELAIPATIVAGTIAMNQFVAPVRVLFGQMSDAKPIGGFHRTGYVWIGALLFTVASFLAVQVVWQLGNSFQATGWSGVTIAWVGLLALVFALYGVAISFSSTPFAALLVDISDEDDRSKLVGVVWSMLMVGIIIGAIITSILLRTIALDSPLEVVQAAINRIFLVVPGIVLGLAIVGTIGVERKYSRYKLRSQMVDREDQITLGRALKVLTASRQTGIFFVFLMMMTLSLFFQEPVLEPYGGEVFGMSIAQTTQLNAFWGLGTLFGLSLTGFLIVPKLGKQRTTRIGCGLVAVSFVLLILAGFTANPAMLKGTLLLFGLASGITTTGALSLMLDLTAAETAGTFIGAWGLSQALARATATVAGGAVLDIGRSIFGVPMLAYGLVFLMPVIGMTVAIVLLNRVNVKEFQTEARSAVARVLEAELD, encoded by the coding sequence ATGGCTTTTGATCAATCGTTTAATTCGTCGAATTCACCCTCACCCGAACCCCGATCGCTCCCGAAGCTAAATTTATTCACCATGCTGCGGCTAGGGTTGTTCCAGATGGGGCTGGGTATTATGTCGCTGCTGACGCTGGGTGTCCTGAATCGGGTGATGATCCAGGAGTTAGCCATTCCGGCGACGATCGTGGCAGGGACGATCGCCATGAATCAGTTTGTCGCTCCGGTGCGGGTACTATTTGGGCAAATGTCCGACGCAAAGCCGATCGGTGGGTTTCATCGCACGGGCTATGTGTGGATTGGGGCGCTGCTGTTTACGGTGGCTTCTTTTCTGGCGGTGCAGGTGGTCTGGCAGTTGGGCAACAGCTTTCAGGCAACCGGATGGAGCGGCGTGACGATCGCCTGGGTGGGACTGCTGGCGCTGGTGTTTGCCCTGTACGGGGTGGCGATTAGCTTTAGCTCTACTCCCTTTGCGGCGCTGCTGGTGGACATTTCCGACGAGGACGATCGCTCGAAGCTGGTGGGTGTAGTCTGGTCGATGTTGATGGTCGGGATTATTATCGGTGCGATTATTACGTCGATTCTGCTGCGGACGATCGCCTTAGATTCCCCGCTGGAAGTGGTTCAGGCAGCGATTAACCGGATTTTCCTCGTCGTTCCTGGGATTGTGCTGGGGCTGGCGATAGTGGGGACGATCGGCGTAGAGCGCAAATATTCCCGCTATAAGCTGCGATCGCAGATGGTCGATCGGGAGGATCAGATTACGCTGGGACGGGCGTTAAAAGTGCTAACTGCCAGCCGTCAGACCGGAATTTTCTTCGTGTTTCTGATGATGATGACCCTCAGCCTGTTCTTCCAGGAACCTGTGCTGGAGCCTTACGGCGGCGAAGTGTTTGGAATGTCGATCGCTCAAACGACGCAGCTCAACGCCTTCTGGGGATTAGGAACACTATTTGGACTGAGCCTGACCGGATTTCTGATTGTGCCAAAGCTGGGCAAACAGCGAACCACACGCATCGGCTGCGGGCTGGTGGCAGTGTCCTTTGTGCTGCTGATTCTGGCAGGCTTCACGGCGAATCCGGCAATGCTTAAGGGAACGCTGCTCCTGTTTGGCTTGGCTTCCGGGATTACCACGACGGGCGCACTGAGCTTGATGCTGGATCTGACCGCAGCGGAAACGGCGGGAACGTTTATCGGAGCCTGGGGACTGTCGCAGGCATTGGCAAGAGCCACCGCAACCGTCGCAGGGGGAGCCGTGCTGGACATCGGGCGATCGATTTTTGGCGTTCCCATGCTGGCATACGGTCTGGTGTTCCTGATGCCCGTCATTGGCATGACCGTGGCGATCGTTCTGCTGAATCGCGTTAACGTAAAAGAGTTTCAAACCGAGGCGCGATCGGCAGTTGCCCGTGTCTTAGAAGCGGAGCTGGATTAA
- the acpP gene encoding acyl carrier protein: MSEQEIFEKVKQIVADQLSVDPEKVTSEASFANDLGADSLDTVELVMALEEEFDIEIPDEAAEGIATVGSAVKYIQDKAAA; this comes from the coding sequence ATGAGCGAGCAAGAAATTTTTGAGAAGGTTAAGCAAATTGTGGCGGATCAGCTAAGCGTTGATCCTGAAAAGGTAACGTCGGAAGCCAGCTTTGCCAACGATCTAGGCGCAGATTCCCTGGATACGGTGGAACTGGTCATGGCACTGGAAGAAGAATTTGATATCGAAATTCCCGACGAAGCGGCGGAAGGTATTGCCACGGTTGGATCGGCTGTGAAGTACATCCAGGACAAAGCGGCGGCTTAG